A single Methylomonas sp. AM2-LC DNA region contains:
- a CDS encoding ABC transporter transmembrane domain-containing protein has protein sequence MSINQAVPPASKPHLASLTDLWPFLRPYRSKVVLAFLLLCLGSATILLVPLAFRDLIDFGFGAQQQVNGGLWDSLSMNAHFIALFGLASLWALAVASRYYTVSWLGERITADLRSAVYSRVLAQSPQFFETLQTGEVLSRLTGDTALIQTVVGSSISMGLRSLFQFLGGMTMLAVTSLYLFALNLGLMALLILPLIVIGRKVKKLSRESQDKIADASALAAEILNAVPTVQSFTQEQQEAKRFTGRAEISFLSAIRRSRVRAALTALVIMAVMGAIIFVLWIGANLVHAGSMTGGQLASFILYAVLVASAVSSMAEVWGDILRAAGATERLLELLHAQPAITEANVVQALQQPGIAEIQFENVTFRYPSRMQSAALSDISLTIAPGESVALVGPSGAGKTTLFQLLLRFYDVSSGVIRINGLDIRQLAIQDLRSQIAIVPQDAVIFSANALENIRYGRPDASDADVIAAAKLAQVDEFINRLPDTYQTFLGERGTRLSGGQRQRIAIARAILKNAPLLLLDEATSALDAESEILVQKGLNAAMQGRTTLIIAHRLSTVKQVDRIIVLDQGVIVEAGAPDDLRKQSGLYARLADLQFDR, from the coding sequence ATGTCTATTAATCAAGCTGTTCCCCCTGCTTCAAAACCGCATTTGGCATCACTTACCGATTTATGGCCTTTTTTGCGCCCCTATCGCAGTAAAGTTGTGCTGGCGTTTTTGCTGTTGTGCCTAGGTTCAGCGACTATTTTACTGGTGCCACTTGCGTTCCGCGATCTTATTGATTTTGGCTTTGGCGCTCAGCAGCAAGTCAATGGCGGGTTATGGGATTCACTGAGTATGAATGCGCATTTTATTGCGCTGTTCGGTTTGGCCAGTTTATGGGCACTTGCGGTGGCATCACGTTACTATACGGTTTCCTGGCTGGGTGAGCGTATTACTGCCGATTTGCGCAGTGCGGTGTATTCCAGAGTACTGGCACAGTCGCCGCAATTTTTTGAAACCCTGCAAACTGGCGAAGTATTATCACGTTTAACGGGAGATACCGCCTTAATCCAGACCGTGGTAGGTAGTTCCATTTCAATGGGGTTAAGAAGTCTGTTTCAATTTCTGGGTGGCATGACAATGTTGGCCGTCACCAGTTTGTATTTATTTGCCTTGAATTTGGGTTTGATGGCGCTGTTGATATTGCCCTTGATTGTCATTGGACGTAAAGTAAAAAAACTTTCTCGAGAATCCCAAGACAAAATTGCAGATGCATCCGCACTGGCTGCCGAGATATTAAATGCTGTACCCACTGTGCAGTCTTTTACCCAGGAACAGCAGGAAGCCAAGCGTTTTACAGGTCGGGCAGAAATCAGTTTTCTGTCTGCAATTCGCCGCAGTCGGGTACGTGCTGCTTTAACTGCATTGGTGATAATGGCGGTGATGGGCGCTATTATTTTTGTGTTATGGATTGGTGCAAATCTGGTTCATGCCGGTAGCATGACGGGTGGGCAATTGGCTTCTTTTATTCTGTACGCGGTGCTAGTGGCAAGTGCAGTGAGTAGCATGGCAGAAGTTTGGGGTGATATTTTGCGTGCAGCAGGGGCAACTGAGCGTTTGCTAGAATTGCTGCATGCACAACCCGCCATTACAGAAGCGAATGTTGTGCAAGCATTGCAGCAACCTGGAATCGCCGAAATACAATTCGAAAATGTGACTTTTCGTTATCCCTCCAGAATGCAGAGCGCTGCACTTTCTGATATTAGCCTAACTATCGCGCCTGGTGAAAGCGTGGCGCTGGTTGGTCCTTCCGGCGCGGGTAAAACAACCTTATTCCAGTTATTGCTACGCTTTTACGATGTCAGTAGTGGTGTAATTCGTATTAACGGTCTGGATATCAGGCAACTCGCTATCCAGGATTTACGTAGTCAAATTGCCATTGTGCCGCAAGATGCAGTGATTTTTTCGGCAAATGCGCTGGAAAATATCCGCTATGGTCGGCCAGATGCCAGTGATGCTGACGTGATTGCAGCAGCAAAACTTGCGCAAGTTGATGAATTTATTAATCGTCTGCCTGATACTTATCAGACTTTTTTGGGCGAACGCGGTACGCGTTTATCTGGTGGTCAACGTCAGCGTATTGCCATTGCACGAGCCATTTTGAAAAACGCTCCGCTGTTGTTATTGGATGAAGCCACCAGTGCCTTGGATGCAGAGTCTGAAATTCTGGTCCAAAAAGGACTAAACGCCGCCATGCAGGGCCGTACTACCCTGATTATTGCGCACCGTCTGTCTACCGTGAAACAAGTCGATCGCATTATCGTTTTAGATCAAGGGGTCATAGTCGAAGCAGGTGCGCCAGACGATTTACGCAAACAAAGCGGTCTTTACGCCAGGCTGGCAGACTTACAGTTTGATAGATAA